AATGAATAGTTTAGGCCATGCTGGAAGTAATCCTAACTAATAAAAAACAACAGAACATAACCACCTATTAATAATAATTAACAACATATTTATTCTGATAAATTATAATTTATCAGAATTTTGACATTAATTTACCTGACATATACAGAATTTACACAAAGTAACTATTCAAAATTCAAAGAATAGTCAGATTTATTAACACTCAAAAAGAAACCAGTACTCGTATATGGTAAGACTACTATTAGTGGATGATCATAATGTAGTAAGAGACGGACTCAAGTTACTACTGGAAAATGAATCAGACATTAATGTGATAGGAGAAGCTGAAAATGGTCGCGAAGCCATTACAAAAATTACCATCCTTCAGCCCGATATTGTTTTACTGGATATTAGAATGCCCCGCCTGGATGGGTTAGAAACTTTGCATGAAATTAACAAACAGCAACTTTCTACTCGTGCGCTGGTACTTTCAATGTACGCACAGGAAGACTACGTATTACGCTCTGCTAAAGCCGGAGCATCGGGTTACCTATTAAAAAGTGCTTCACGAGACGAATTACTTACTGCCATCAGAACTGTTAGCCGGGGAAACAGATACTTTAGCGGTAGCGTTTCCGGTGCATTGGTAGAACAATATCTTGAGCAAAGCAGGCACCTTACCAGCATGCCTAAATACCAGCTTCTTACCAATAAAGAGAAAAGCATACTAGACCTGATCCTACAAGGACAAAGTAATCACCAGATAGCTAAGCGCTACAACAACAGCATTAGAACTATAGAAACCCACCGCTTTAAAATCATGAAAAAGATGGGAGTACACAAATCCAAAGACATGATTAAGAAAGCTATAGAAGAAGGTTGGCACCTAGCCTGCTAAGCAGTATGCAATATCCTACTTTTTAGAATTTTATTCTGATTTTTCAGTTTATCTAGAATATTTTTTCTGCGTAAAATAATTTTTACAATATCTTCAATAAACTATAGAAAAAGAGACAACTTTTTCAATACACATTTCATTAACTTATTACAAATCAAAATTTTATAATATACACCATCATTTATACGTAATTTTATACGTAAATTATGATATGAAACCATAAATTATTACGTATACTATTTGCGTAACAATTAAAAATCTGCTTACTTCATATCAGCAAAACAAAATTTTGCATTATTACAACTCACCTTACTATCTACTATGGAAAACTTTTGTTTACTTCTTTCTTCTATGGCAGAAGCACAAGAAACTGCCGATTTGGGAGCACAACTCTCTCAAAACATACTTACTACCAACAACGTATGGATGATGGTAGCTACGTTTTTGGTTTTTATTATGCACCTGGGTTTCGCGGGAGTGGAAGCAGGTTTTACGCAGGCCAAAAATACAGTTAATATCCTTTTCAAAAACACCCTTACCCCAGCCATTGGCCTTATCACTTACGCATTGATAGGCTTCAACCTGATGTATCCTGGTGGTGAAGGTTTTATCGTCAACTTCGCCGGCTTCAATCTGGGACCCGGGGCAGACTACGATTCTCTCACTTATGCCGATGGAGGCTATACCTACTGGACGGACTTCCTATTTCAGGGGATGTTTGCAGCAACTGCAGCAACAATCGTATCTGGTGCGGTAGCAGAAAGAATAAAAATCAACGGTTATCTGATCTTTACCATCATTTTTGTTGGTATTGTATACCCTATCATCGGTAGCTGGCAATGGGGTGGCGGCTTTCTTAGCACATATGGATTCTACGACTTTGCAGGTTCTACACTAGTCCATTCTGTAGGTGGCTGGGGAGCATTGGCTGGTATCATCATTCTCGGTCCAAGAATTGGAAAATACATGAACGGAAAAGTGAATGACTTCCCAGGCTCAAGCGTGCCCTTAGCTACAATTGGTGTATTCTTATTATGGTTTGGCTGGTTTGGATTTAACGGTGGCTCTGTACTTTCTGCCGATCCTGAATCAGTATCTAAAGTTTTGGTAACTACCTCTCTGGCTGCGGCCTGCGGTGCAGTAGGTGGTTATGTAATGGCTTACTTTACTTTCAAAAGGTTAGACCTGGGCATGGTACTTAACGGAGTGCTGGCTGGTTTGGTAGGTATTACTGCTGGTGCTGACCTCATGAGCCCATACGAAGCTATGATTATCGGCCTTATATCCGGAGGACTAGTTGTTCTTTCTGTCATTCTACTTGACAAACTAAAACTGGACGACTGTGTAGGTGCGGTATCTGTACACCTTACCTGCGGTATCTTCGGTACACTAGCTGTAGGCATCTTCGGCTCAATGGCCAGCATGGATCAGTTTATCATTCAGTTGGTAAGTGTACTTGCCTGTGGTGCTGCTGCTTTCTCTAGTGCACTTATCATCTTCTATGTACTGAACAAAGCTATGGGACTGCGCGTATCTGCCGAACACGAAAAAGAAGGTTTGGACAGCCACGAGCACGGTATCCGCGGATACACGATCATTTACGAATAGAATCAGGCCTTATCTCAAACCAATGCCGGAGCTTCAAAACTCCGGCTCCCCCTTCCTTTTACTTAATTACTAATCAATCAAATATTTTACAATGAAAATCAAAACCAAACTCCTATTCCTCGCATTATTATTAGCAAACACAGCCCTATATGCGCAAGACGGAGAGAAGAACCCACTAAAAATATCGGGTTCGGTTGACACTTATTACAAATATGATTTTTCTGGCTACGAGTCAGAAAGTGGCACCTCTAACATAGGCACCAGCTTTGCTGACCAGCAAAACTCATTGTCTATAGGAATGATAGACCTGGTAATGTCTCAGGAGTTGGGTAAAGCCAGTTTTGTAGGAGAAATTGCCTTTGGTCCACGTAATGCTTCTTCTGCAGGACCGGGAAGTAGCTCTGGTGTATTAGAGCCACACATCCAGAATCTTTATGTATCTTATGCTCTTACGCCCGAGCTTTCTATTACTGCCGGTTATATGGGCACCTTTGTAGGTTACGAGGTTATCTCCCCTACGGGTAACTTTAACTATTCTACTTCATACCTTTTTACCAATGGCCCTTTCCAGAATGCCGGGGTCAAACTGGATTACAGCTTCTCGGACAGAGTTTCTTTAATGGTCGGACTGTTTAACGACTGGAACCTGTATAGCGACGGCAATGGCATGTCAGATTTTGGCGCACAATTGTATGTGGTACCTGTAGATGGCTGGGATGTTTACCTTAATATGATCACTGGTTTTCCTTCTGGATCTGAATTTGACATTACTACAGGTTATCAGATTACTGACGATTTTTATTTAGGGTTGAACGCAGCCGACTATTCTGCGCCTAACGATGGTGGTGGTTTTTCTGGTGCCGCTCTGTATGCTCAGTACGCGCTTACCGACAATTTTGCGCTAGGCTTCAGAGGAGAATCATTCAGCTCTAAAGATTATGACGATGAAAGCGGTGCCAGTGTAGAAGGTTCAACTGTAAATGCGTTTACGATCTCTGGAAACTTAACAGCCGGACCATTGACTTTTATTCCTGAGCTAAGGTTTGACAGCGGTGAAGAGGAAATCTTCTTTAAAGAAGATATGATGCCTACAAAAAGCGCTTCTCAGTTACTGTTTGCTGTAGTCTATGCATTTTAATCAGCTTATATGAAGCACTTATTTACACTTGTAATTATTCTTTTTTGTACTGAGTCTTTCGCTCAGCTAACCGACTATACTTATACTCCTGAAGGTAAACTACTCTTTACTGAGGTGATTACTGAAGAAGGAAAGTCGCAACCTGGGCTATACAAACTAGCGCAAGATGTTTACTCTGAAATACCAAAGCGGAAGAAGGAGTTAGAAGACGAGAACTTTAGCCTCAGTATAGAACAGAAACTTACGCTTCATGAAAAAGGAATCCTATCCAGGATTCCTTATGCTGATATTCAATTTGATATGAAGCTGGAGTTTAAAGATGGGCGCTACCGCTACCTGCTATCTGATTTTGAATTTCTTCCCTACGAGCGTAATCGGTACGGAAAGTATGTGGTACTACAAAGAAAAAGAAAAGATCTGGAGTCGGTAGTAGATACAGAAGAATGGAAGTCACATAGTGAAACTTTTTTACAAGCGATAGAAGCTGAAATTGCTTATTTAAACATGGCTATGCACGGCAATCCGGTGAGTCTGAATGAGACAAATGAAAAAACCGTAGAAGTGAGTGAAGAGTGGTAGAAGTAGGTTTAAGTAAGCTTAATATAGCTAGCAAAAACTTACTACTATAGCTTTTTTGCTTAAGTAGTGAAACATTTATTACTCAATTACTTTATTATAGGTAGAGGAGTAAAGAAATGTTATCACTATGGAATGGTTTAATTTTCCGTTTACAGAAGACTTTTTTCTTTTGTTAGAGACCAATAGAGCACTTTTGTTGCATCTTTTGCCGCTCGTTATGCTTATAATGGTACTATATAACATCAGTTTTACTGAAGTAGAAAATACCGAGGAAGACACAAACAACAATACATAATTTTGTATTATTTATACCTTCCTCAGTAATTTGAAGCTAAATATTTAGAAGTGGTATGAATAATAACCTTTAACTCCTTTTTTGTTTACCCCTTCAATTCTGACTCTTCCTCTAATTCTTGTTAATATATCTTCCACCTCTTTAGGGCTGTTTACAGCATATTTATTAATTGCAGTAATTACAAAACCTTCATCTATACCCAGCCTTCTGATTAAGCCGTTATTCACTTTGTTAATTTTTATGCCGCTCTCAATGCCTAAAAGGTCGGCTTCTACTTTAGAAACATTTTCCAGCTCTGCCCCTAGTCTTTCGGACTGGTAAATATCTCTGGTAATTAAAGTAGTTGTACCCTCCCGGTTTGTAAGCTGAAGGTTTAGCTGCTTAATTTTATTATCTCGCTTATATACTACATCAATTTTGTCACCGGGACTATGGTAAGAAATCAGTTCTTCAAAATCACTTCGGGATTCAACGGTCTCCTGATTTATCTTTAGAATGATATCACCCTTTTGTAAGCCTGCTTTCTCTGCTGCGCCATAGCGTTGCAAATAGCTGATAACCACCCCATTTACATCGTTTGTATTAAGTTGCTGAGCT
This window of the Porifericola rhodea genome carries:
- a CDS encoding outer membrane beta-barrel protein; this translates as MKIKTKLLFLALLLANTALYAQDGEKNPLKISGSVDTYYKYDFSGYESESGTSNIGTSFADQQNSLSIGMIDLVMSQELGKASFVGEIAFGPRNASSAGPGSSSGVLEPHIQNLYVSYALTPELSITAGYMGTFVGYEVISPTGNFNYSTSYLFTNGPFQNAGVKLDYSFSDRVSLMVGLFNDWNLYSDGNGMSDFGAQLYVVPVDGWDVYLNMITGFPSGSEFDITTGYQITDDFYLGLNAADYSAPNDGGGFSGAALYAQYALTDNFALGFRGESFSSKDYDDESGASVEGSTVNAFTISGNLTAGPLTFIPELRFDSGEEEIFFKEDMMPTKSASQLLFAVVYAF
- a CDS encoding response regulator transcription factor; its protein translation is MVRLLLVDDHNVVRDGLKLLLENESDINVIGEAENGREAITKITILQPDIVLLDIRMPRLDGLETLHEINKQQLSTRALVLSMYAQEDYVLRSAKAGASGYLLKSASRDELLTAIRTVSRGNRYFSGSVSGALVEQYLEQSRHLTSMPKYQLLTNKEKSILDLILQGQSNHQIAKRYNNSIRTIETHRFKIMKKMGVHKSKDMIKKAIEEGWHLAC
- a CDS encoding ammonium transporter, coding for MAEAQETADLGAQLSQNILTTNNVWMMVATFLVFIMHLGFAGVEAGFTQAKNTVNILFKNTLTPAIGLITYALIGFNLMYPGGEGFIVNFAGFNLGPGADYDSLTYADGGYTYWTDFLFQGMFAATAATIVSGAVAERIKINGYLIFTIIFVGIVYPIIGSWQWGGGFLSTYGFYDFAGSTLVHSVGGWGALAGIIILGPRIGKYMNGKVNDFPGSSVPLATIGVFLLWFGWFGFNGGSVLSADPESVSKVLVTTSLAAACGAVGGYVMAYFTFKRLDLGMVLNGVLAGLVGITAGADLMSPYEAMIIGLISGGLVVLSVILLDKLKLDDCVGAVSVHLTCGIFGTLAVGIFGSMASMDQFIIQLVSVLACGAAAFSSALIIFYVLNKAMGLRVSAEHEKEGLDSHEHGIRGYTIIYE